In a genomic window of Petrotoga sp. 9PWA.NaAc.5.4:
- a CDS encoding viroplasmin family protein, which translates to MQKKFYAVRKGRKTGIFETWEECKNQVYGFPNSEFKSFKTKEEAKAFLEGSNSLNHSEIGSLIAYVDGSYDSTTKIYGSGVVLLERDSKKTYSFAGNNPEYAKSRNIAGEISAAIYAMEYAETNKYEKLIINHDYIGLKKWAKGDWKTNKNLTKAYKNCYEIYSKLFIIEFKWVKSHSGDYYNDLADKLAKEALTDKNFKDLITKYKYIM; encoded by the coding sequence ATGCAAAAAAAGTTCTATGCAGTTAGAAAAGGAAGAAAAACAGGTATTTTTGAAACATGGGAAGAATGTAAAAATCAAGTTTACGGCTTTCCAAACTCAGAATTTAAAAGTTTTAAAACAAAAGAAGAAGCTAAAGCTTTTTTAGAAGGGAGTAATTCTCTAAATCATTCAGAAATAGGTTCATTAATTGCTTACGTAGATGGAAGTTATGATTCTACTACAAAAATTTATGGAAGTGGGGTAGTACTTTTAGAAAGAGATAGTAAAAAAACCTATAGTTTTGCCGGAAACAATCCTGAATATGCAAAGAGCAGAAACATTGCAGGAGAAATAAGTGCAGCTATTTATGCAATGGAATATGCAGAAACTAATAAATATGAAAAACTTATAATAAATCATGATTATATAGGATTAAAAAAGTGGGCAAAAGGAGACTGGAAAACCAACAAAAATCTAACAAAAGCATATAAAAACTGTTATGAAATATATAGTAAGTTATTCATAATAGAATTCAAATGGGTTAAATCACATTCGGGTGACTATTATAACGATTTAGCAGATAAACTTGCAAAAGAGGCGCTAACGGACAAAAATTTCAAAGATTTAATTACCAAATACAAATATATAATGTAA